A single genomic interval of Saccharothrix saharensis harbors:
- the fusA gene encoding elongation factor G, whose product MAQDVLTDLAKVRNIGIMAHIDAGKTTTTERILFYTGISYKIGEVHDGAAVMDWMEQEQERGITITSAATTCFWKNHQINIIDTPGHVDFTVEVERNLRVLDGAVAVFDGKEGVEPQSEQVWRQATKYDVPRICFVNKMDKLGADFYFTVRTISERLGAKPLPIQIPIGSESDFIGVVDLVEMRALTWRGEVQKGEDYTVEEIPADLADKAAEYREALVEAVAETDDALMEAYLGGEELTVEQIKTGIRAIVQNRTAYPVLCGSAFKNKGVQPMLDAVIDYLPAPLDLPPVEGTLQDGETPAFRKPSTEEPFSALAFKIAAHPFFGKLTYIRVYSGKVASGTQVINSTKDRKERIGKIFQMHANKENPVDEAIAGHIYAVIGLKDTTTGETLSDPQAPIVLESMTFPEPVIQVAIEPKTKADQEKLGTAIQKLAEEDPTFRVNLDQETGQTIIAGMGELHLDILVDRMRREFKVEANIGKPQVAYRETIRRKVEKYSYTHKKQTGGSGQFAKVLIDLEPLEKTEDGALYEFVNAVTGGRIPREYIPSVDAGAQDAMQYGVLAGYPLVGVKVTLVDGAYHEVDSSEMAFKIAGSMALKEAARQASPAILEPLMAVEVTTPEEYMGDVIGDLNSRRGQIQAMEERSGTRVVKALVPLSEMFGYVGDLRSKTQGRANYSMTFDSYAEVPANVAKEIIAKATGE is encoded by the coding sequence CGCGGCATCACGATCACGTCGGCCGCGACGACCTGCTTCTGGAAGAACCACCAGATCAACATCATCGACACGCCCGGCCACGTCGACTTCACCGTCGAGGTGGAGCGCAACCTCCGCGTCCTCGACGGCGCCGTTGCCGTGTTCGACGGCAAGGAGGGCGTCGAGCCCCAGTCCGAGCAGGTCTGGCGCCAGGCGACCAAGTACGACGTCCCGCGCATCTGCTTCGTCAACAAGATGGACAAGCTGGGCGCGGACTTCTACTTCACCGTGCGCACGATCTCCGAGCGCCTCGGCGCGAAGCCGCTGCCGATCCAGATCCCGATCGGGTCGGAGAGCGACTTCATCGGCGTCGTCGACCTGGTCGAGATGCGCGCGCTGACCTGGCGCGGTGAGGTCCAGAAGGGTGAGGACTACACGGTCGAGGAGATCCCGGCCGACCTCGCCGACAAGGCCGCCGAGTACCGCGAGGCGCTGGTCGAGGCCGTGGCCGAGACCGACGACGCGCTGATGGAGGCCTACCTCGGCGGCGAGGAGCTCACCGTCGAGCAGATCAAGACGGGCATCCGCGCGATCGTGCAGAACCGCACCGCCTACCCGGTGCTGTGCGGCTCGGCGTTCAAGAACAAGGGCGTCCAGCCCATGCTCGACGCGGTGATCGACTACCTGCCGGCGCCGCTGGACCTGCCCCCGGTCGAGGGCACGCTGCAGGACGGCGAGACGCCGGCCTTCCGCAAGCCCTCGACGGAGGAGCCGTTCTCGGCCCTGGCGTTCAAGATCGCCGCGCACCCGTTCTTCGGCAAGCTGACCTACATCCGGGTCTACTCGGGCAAGGTCGCCTCCGGCACCCAGGTCATCAACTCGACCAAGGACCGCAAGGAGCGCATCGGGAAGATCTTCCAGATGCACGCCAACAAGGAGAACCCGGTCGACGAGGCCATCGCCGGTCACATCTACGCCGTGATCGGTCTGAAGGACACCACCACCGGTGAGACGCTGAGCGACCCGCAGGCGCCCATCGTGCTGGAGTCCATGACCTTCCCCGAGCCGGTCATCCAGGTGGCGATCGAGCCCAAGACGAAGGCCGACCAGGAGAAGCTGGGCACCGCGATCCAGAAGCTGGCCGAGGAGGACCCGACGTTCCGGGTCAACCTGGACCAGGAGACCGGCCAGACGATCATCGCCGGCATGGGCGAGCTCCACCTGGACATCCTGGTGGACCGCATGCGCCGCGAGTTCAAGGTCGAGGCCAACATCGGCAAGCCGCAGGTGGCGTACCGGGAGACGATCCGCCGCAAGGTGGAGAAGTACTCCTACACCCACAAGAAGCAGACCGGTGGCTCCGGCCAGTTCGCGAAGGTCCTCATCGACCTGGAGCCGCTGGAGAAGACCGAGGACGGCGCTCTCTACGAGTTCGTCAACGCGGTCACCGGTGGTCGCATCCCGCGGGAGTACATCCCGTCCGTGGACGCGGGCGCCCAGGACGCGATGCAGTACGGCGTGCTGGCGGGCTACCCGCTGGTGGGCGTCAAGGTGACGCTGGTCGACGGCGCCTACCACGAGGTCGACTCGTCGGAAATGGCGTTCAAGATCGCGGGCTCCATGGCGCTCAAGGAAGCCGCCCGGCAGGCGAGCCCGGCGATCCTCGAGCCGTTGATGGCCGTCGAGGTCACCACGCCCGAGGAGTACATGGGCGACGTGATCGGCGACTTGAACTCCCGCCGTGGCCAGATCCAGGCCATGGAAGAGCGCAGCGGCACCCGCGTCGTCAAGGCGCTGGTCCCGCTGTCGGAGATGTTCGGGTATGTCGGCGACCTGCGGTCCAAGACCCAGGGTCGCGCGAACTACTCGATGACCTTTGACTCCTACGCCGAGGTTCCCGCGAACGTCGCGAAGGAGATCATCGCGAAGGCGACGGGCGAGTAA
- the tuf gene encoding elongation factor Tu produces the protein MAKAKFERTKPHVNIGTIGHIDHGKTTLTAAISKVLHDKYPDLNPFTPFDQIDKAPEEKQRGITISIAHIEYQTDKRHYAHVDCPGHADYIKNMITGAAQMDGAILVVAATDGPMPQTKEHVLLARQVGVPYIVVALNKADMVDDEEILELVELEVRELLSEYEFPGDDLPVVRVSALKALEGDAEWGEKLIGLMDAVDENIPEPEREVDRPFLMPVEDVFTITGRGTVVTGRIERGIIKVNEEVEIVGIKETSKKTTVTSIEMFKKFLDEGRAGDNAALLLRGIKREEVERGMVIVKPGTTTPHTEFEAQVYILSKDEGGRHTPFFNNYRPQFYFRTTDVTGVVTLPEGTEMVMPGDTTSMAVKLIQPIAMDEGLRFAIREGGRTVGAGSVTKIIK, from the coding sequence GTGGCGAAGGCGAAGTTCGAGCGGACGAAGCCGCACGTCAACATCGGCACCATCGGTCACATCGACCACGGTAAGACGACGCTGACGGCTGCCATCTCCAAGGTCCTGCACGACAAGTACCCGGACCTGAACCCCTTCACGCCGTTCGACCAGATCGACAAGGCGCCGGAGGAGAAGCAGCGCGGCATCACGATCTCGATCGCGCACATCGAGTACCAGACCGACAAGCGCCACTACGCGCACGTCGACTGCCCCGGTCACGCCGACTACATCAAGAACATGATCACCGGTGCGGCGCAGATGGACGGCGCCATCCTGGTGGTCGCGGCGACCGACGGCCCGATGCCGCAGACCAAGGAGCACGTCCTCCTGGCCCGCCAGGTCGGTGTGCCCTACATCGTGGTCGCCCTGAACAAGGCCGACATGGTGGACGACGAGGAGATCCTGGAGCTCGTCGAGCTCGAGGTCCGCGAGCTGCTCTCCGAGTACGAGTTCCCCGGTGACGACCTGCCGGTCGTCCGCGTCTCCGCGCTGAAGGCGCTGGAGGGCGACGCCGAGTGGGGCGAGAAGCTCATCGGCCTGATGGACGCCGTGGACGAGAACATCCCGGAGCCCGAGCGCGAGGTCGACCGGCCGTTCCTGATGCCGGTCGAGGACGTGTTCACCATCACCGGTCGTGGCACCGTGGTGACCGGCCGCATCGAGCGCGGCATCATCAAGGTCAACGAAGAGGTCGAGATCGTCGGCATCAAGGAGACCTCGAAGAAGACGACGGTCACCTCGATCGAGATGTTCAAGAAGTTCCTCGACGAGGGTCGCGCCGGCGACAACGCGGCGCTGCTGCTGCGCGGCATCAAGCGCGAGGAGGTGGAGCGCGGCATGGTGATCGTGAAGCCGGGCACCACGACCCCGCACACCGAGTTCGAGGCGCAGGTCTACATCCTGTCGAAGGACGAGGGTGGCCGCCACACGCCGTTCTTCAACAACTACCGCCCGCAGTTCTACTTCCGCACGACCGACGTGACCGGCGTCGTGACCCTCCCCGAGGGCACCGAGATGGTCATGCCGGGCGACACCACGTCGATGGCCGTGAAGCTGATCCAGCCGATCGCCATGGACGAGGGCCTGCGGTTCGCCATCCGCGAGGGTGGCCGCACCGTCGGCGCGGGTTCGGTCACCAAGATCATCAAGTGA
- the rpsJ gene encoding 30S ribosomal protein S10, with protein sequence MAGQKIRIRLKAYDHEAIDASARKIVETVTRTGARVVGPVPLPTEKNVYCVIRSPHKYKDSREHFEMRTHKRLIDILDPTPKTVDALMRIDLPASVDVNIQ encoded by the coding sequence ATGGCGGGACAGAAGATCCGCATCCGGCTCAAGGCCTACGACCACGAGGCGATCGACGCGTCCGCGCGCAAGATCGTCGAGACCGTGACGCGCACCGGCGCTCGGGTCGTCGGGCCTGTGCCGCTGCCCACTGAGAAGAACGTTTACTGCGTCATCCGCTCGCCGCACAAGTACAAGGACTCGCGCGAGCACTTCGAGATGCGCACGCACAAGCGTCTGATCGACATCCTCGACCCGACGCCGAAGACGGTGGACGCGCTCATGCGCATCGACCTGCCGGCGAGCGTCGACGTCAACATCCAGTAA
- the rplC gene encoding 50S ribosomal protein L3, whose translation MSDRQVKGLLGTKLGMTQVFDENNRIVPVTVVKAEPNVVTQVRTQENDGYSAVQLAFGAIDPRKVNKPVAGHYAKAGVTPRRHLAELRTTDASEYTVGQEVTAEVFEAGAVVDVVGTSKGKGTAGVMKRHGFRGLGASHGTQRKHRSPGSIGGCATPGRVFKGLRMAGRMGHVRVTTQNLKVHRVDAESGLLLIKGAVPGPKGGTVFIKTAAKGGA comes from the coding sequence ATGTCTGACAGGCAGGTTAAGGGCCTCCTGGGCACCAAGCTCGGCATGACTCAGGTCTTCGACGAGAACAACCGGATCGTTCCGGTGACCGTCGTCAAGGCCGAGCCGAACGTGGTCACCCAGGTTCGGACCCAGGAGAACGACGGCTACTCGGCCGTGCAGCTGGCCTTCGGCGCGATCGACCCGCGCAAGGTCAACAAGCCCGTCGCGGGCCACTACGCCAAGGCGGGCGTCACGCCCCGCCGCCACCTGGCGGAGCTGCGCACCACGGACGCGTCCGAGTACACGGTCGGCCAGGAAGTCACCGCCGAGGTCTTCGAGGCCGGCGCGGTGGTCGACGTGGTCGGCACCAGCAAGGGCAAGGGCACCGCGGGTGTCATGAAGCGCCACGGCTTCCGCGGCCTCGGCGCGAGCCACGGCACGCAGCGCAAGCACCGCTCGCCGGGTTCCATCGGCGGCTGCGCCACGCCCGGCCGCGTGTTCAAGGGCCTGCGGATGGCGGGCCGGATGGGCCACGTGCGGGTGACCACCCAGAACCTCAAGGTGCACCGCGTGGACGCCGAGTCCGGCCTGCTGCTCATCAAGGGCGCCGTGCCAGGCCCCAAGGGCGGCACCGTGTTCATCAAGACCGCTGCGAAGGGTGGTGCCTGA
- the rplD gene encoding 50S ribosomal protein L4, protein MTSVEIRTPAGKADGNVELPAAIFDAQANVALLHQVVVAQLAAARQGTHATKTRGDVRGGGKKPYRQKGTGRARQGSTRAPQFAGGGVVHGPQPRDYSQRTPKKMKAAALRGALSDRARAGQVHVVTSFVEGDTPSTKSARKVLESVTEARRVLAVLLRTDEVSWVSLRNLPHVHIIAPDQLNTYDVLVNDDVVFTKDALDVFLASKAQHGQGSAEATATSSDADEEAAK, encoded by the coding sequence ATGACTTCCGTTGAGATCCGCACCCCGGCCGGCAAGGCCGACGGCAACGTCGAGCTGCCCGCCGCGATCTTCGACGCGCAGGCGAACGTGGCGCTGCTGCACCAGGTCGTCGTGGCCCAGCTGGCCGCGGCCCGCCAGGGCACGCACGCGACCAAGACCCGCGGCGACGTCCGCGGTGGTGGCAAGAAGCCGTACCGGCAGAAGGGCACCGGCCGCGCCCGCCAGGGCTCGACCCGCGCGCCGCAGTTCGCCGGTGGTGGCGTCGTCCACGGCCCGCAGCCGCGTGACTACAGCCAGCGCACCCCCAAGAAGATGAAGGCCGCCGCCCTGCGTGGTGCCCTCTCCGACCGGGCGCGTGCCGGCCAGGTCCACGTGGTGACGAGCTTCGTCGAGGGCGACACGCCGTCGACCAAGTCGGCCCGCAAGGTGCTGGAGTCGGTGACCGAGGCGCGCCGCGTGCTGGCCGTGCTGCTGCGCACCGACGAGGTTTCGTGGGTCAGCCTGCGCAACCTGCCGCACGTGCACATCATCGCGCCGGACCAGCTCAACACCTACGACGTGCTGGTCAACGACGACGTGGTGTTCACCAAGGACGCGCTCGACGTGTTCCTGGCGAGCAAGGCCCAGCACGGGCAGGGTTCCGCCGAGGCCACCGCGACGTCGTCCGACGCCGACGAGGAGGCCGCGAAGTGA
- the rplW gene encoding 50S ribosomal protein L23: protein MIPDHRDILLAPVISEKSYGLLEENKYTFVVAPGSNKTQIKIAVEKVFGVKVVSVNTINRQGKRKRTRTGYGKRKDTKRAIVTLSAESKPIEIFGGPAA, encoded by the coding sequence GTGATCCCCGACCACCGGGACATCCTGCTCGCGCCGGTCATCTCCGAGAAGTCCTACGGGCTGCTCGAGGAGAACAAGTACACCTTCGTGGTGGCTCCCGGCTCGAACAAGACCCAGATCAAGATTGCCGTGGAGAAGGTCTTCGGCGTCAAGGTCGTCAGCGTCAACACGATCAACCGCCAGGGGAAGCGCAAGCGGACCCGCACGGGATACGGCAAGCGCAAGGACACCAAGCGCGCCATCGTGACGCTGTCCGCCGAGAGCAAGCCGATCGAGATCTTCGGCGGCCCGGCCGCCTGA
- the rplB gene encoding 50S ribosomal protein L2, whose protein sequence is MGIRKYKPTTPGRRGASVSDFAEITRTTPEKSLIRPLHGRGGRNASGKITTRHKGGGHKRAYRLIDFRRTDKDGVPAKVAHIEYDPNRTARIALLHYFDGEKRYIIAPSKLQQGDVVENGPKADIKPGNNLPLRNIPVGTVVHAIELRPGGGAKIARSAGASVQLVAKDGPYAQLRMPSGEIRNVDVRCRATVGEVGNAEHQNINWGKAGRMRWKGKKPTVRGVAMNPVDHPHGGGEGKTSGGRHPVNPAGKPEGRTRRRKPSDKLIVRRRRTGKKR, encoded by the coding sequence ATGGGCATTCGCAAGTACAAGCCGACGACCCCCGGTCGTCGCGGTGCGAGCGTCTCCGACTTCGCCGAGATCACTCGGACGACGCCGGAGAAGTCGCTGATCCGCCCGCTGCACGGCCGTGGTGGTCGCAACGCGTCGGGCAAGATCACGACGCGGCACAAGGGTGGCGGTCACAAGCGGGCCTACCGCCTGATCGACTTCCGCCGCACCGACAAGGACGGCGTGCCGGCCAAGGTCGCGCACATCGAGTACGACCCCAACCGCACCGCGCGCATCGCGCTGCTGCACTACTTCGACGGCGAGAAGCGCTACATCATCGCCCCGTCGAAGCTCCAGCAGGGCGACGTCGTGGAGAACGGCCCCAAGGCCGACATCAAGCCGGGCAACAACCTGCCGCTGCGCAACATCCCCGTCGGCACGGTGGTCCACGCGATCGAGCTCCGCCCCGGCGGCGGCGCGAAGATCGCCCGCTCGGCCGGTGCCAGCGTGCAGCTCGTCGCCAAGGACGGCCCCTACGCCCAGCTGCGGATGCCCTCGGGCGAGATCCGCAACGTGGACGTCCGGTGCCGCGCCACGGTCGGCGAGGTCGGCAACGCCGAGCACCAGAACATCAACTGGGGCAAGGCCGGCCGCATGCGGTGGAAGGGCAAGAAGCCCACCGTCCGCGGTGTCGCCATGAACCCGGTGGACCACCCGCACGGTGGTGGTGAGGGCAAGACCTCCGGTGGTCGCCACCCGGTGAACCCGGCCGGCAAGCCCGAGGGTCGCACCCGCCGCCGCAAGCCAAGCGACAAGCTCATCGTCCGGCGTCGTCGCACCGGTAAGAAGCGCTGA
- the rpsS gene encoding 30S ribosomal protein S19, whose translation MPRSLKKGPFVDDHLLKKVDVLNESGKKTVIKTWSRRSTIIPDMLGHTIAVHDGRKHVPVFVTEAMVGHKLGEFAPTRTFKGHIKDDRKSRRR comes from the coding sequence ATGCCTCGCAGCCTTAAGAAGGGCCCCTTCGTGGACGACCACCTGCTCAAGAAGGTGGACGTCCTCAACGAGTCGGGCAAGAAGACCGTCATCAAGACCTGGTCCCGCCGGTCGACGATCATCCCCGACATGTTGGGCCACACGATCGCGGTGCACGACGGCCGCAAGCACGTGCCGGTGTTCGTGACGGAGGCGATGGTCGGGCACAAGCTCGGCGAGTTCGCCCCGACCCGCACGTTCAAGGGCCACATCAAGGACGACCGGAAGTCGCGCCGTCGCTAG
- the rplV gene encoding 50S ribosomal protein L22 — MNARNEAEAPEFPRAVARARYVRDTPMKVRRVVELIRGRSASEALAVLQFAPQAASEPVRKVLQSAVANAENNLSLDPDTLWVSKVYVDEGPTLKRFRPRAQGRAYRIRKRTSHITVEVESRPKKTSAKAGADRKGAR; from the coding sequence ATGAACGCCCGTAACGAAGCCGAAGCGCCGGAGTTCCCGCGCGCCGTGGCTCGGGCTCGCTACGTCCGTGACACGCCCATGAAGGTGCGTCGCGTCGTCGAGCTCATCAGGGGTCGTAGCGCCAGCGAGGCCCTGGCCGTGCTCCAGTTCGCGCCGCAGGCGGCATCTGAGCCGGTCCGCAAGGTGCTGCAGAGCGCCGTGGCCAACGCCGAGAACAACCTGTCCCTGGACCCCGACACCCTGTGGGTGTCGAAGGTCTACGTGGACGAGGGTCCGACCCTCAAGCGGTTCCGCCCGCGCGCCCAGGGCCGCGCCTACCGGATCCGCAAGCGGACGAGCCACATCACCGTCGAGGTGGAGAGCCGTCCGAAGAAGACCAGCGCGAAGGCCGGCGCTGACAGGAAGGGGGCTCGGTAG
- the rpsC gene encoding 30S ribosomal protein S3: MGQKINPHGFRLGITTDWKSRWYADKQYAEYVAEDVKIRKLLSKGMERAGISKVEIERTRDRVRVDIHTARPGIVIGRRGAEADRIRGELEKLTKKQVQLNILEVKSPESDAQLVAQGVAEQLSNRVAFRRAMRKAIQSAMRSPQVKGIRVQCGGRLGGAEMSRSEHYRDGRVPLHTLRADIDYGFFEARTTFGRIGVKVWIYKGDVVGGISAKRERDAAPAADRAPRRDRADRPNRARRSGASGTTATSTEAGRAAAGDQAAAPTDEKTEG, encoded by the coding sequence GTGGGCCAGAAAATCAACCCGCACGGCTTCCGACTTGGTATCACCACGGACTGGAAGTCCCGCTGGTACGCCGACAAGCAGTACGCGGAGTACGTGGCGGAGGACGTCAAGATCCGCAAGCTGCTCTCGAAGGGCATGGAGCGGGCCGGCATCTCGAAGGTGGAGATCGAGCGCACCCGTGACCGGGTCCGCGTCGACATCCACACCGCCCGGCCGGGCATCGTCATCGGCCGCCGCGGCGCCGAGGCCGACCGCATCCGCGGTGAGCTGGAGAAGCTCACCAAGAAGCAGGTGCAGCTCAACATCCTCGAGGTGAAGAGCCCGGAGTCGGACGCCCAGCTCGTCGCGCAGGGCGTGGCCGAGCAGCTGTCCAACCGCGTGGCGTTCCGCCGCGCGATGCGCAAGGCCATCCAGTCGGCCATGCGCTCGCCTCAGGTCAAGGGCATCCGCGTGCAGTGCGGCGGCCGTCTCGGCGGTGCCGAGATGTCCCGCTCCGAGCACTACCGCGATGGCCGCGTGCCGCTGCACACGCTGCGCGCCGACATCGACTACGGCTTCTTCGAGGCCCGCACCACGTTCGGCCGGATCGGCGTGAAGGTGTGGATCTACAAGGGTGACGTGGTCGGCGGCATCAGCGCCAAGCGCGAGCGCGACGCCGCCCCGGCGGCCGACCGCGCGCCGCGCCGCGACCGTGCCGACCGCCCGAACCGGGCGCGTCGTTCCGGCGCCAGCGGCACCACGGCGACGAGCACCGAGGCCGGCCGGGCCGCTGCGGGCGACCAGGCCGCCGCACCGACCGATGAGAAGACGGAGGGCTGA
- the rplP gene encoding 50S ribosomal protein L16 yields the protein MLIPRRVKHRKQHHPGRSGAAKGGTRVTFGEYGIQALEPAYVTNRQIESARIAITRHIRRGGKVWINIFPDRPLTKKPAETRMGSGKGSPEWWVANIKPGRVLFEMSFPNEAVAREALRRAIHKLPMKCRIVTREGGEF from the coding sequence GTGCTCATCCCGCGCAGGGTTAAGCACCGCAAGCAGCACCACCCCGGACGGTCCGGTGCTGCCAAGGGCGGCACGAGGGTCACCTTCGGCGAGTACGGCATCCAGGCTCTGGAGCCCGCCTACGTGACCAACCGGCAGATCGAGTCGGCTCGTATCGCGATCACCCGGCACATCCGCCGCGGTGGCAAGGTCTGGATCAACATCTTCCCGGACCGCCCGCTGACCAAGAAGCCCGCCGAGACCCGCATGGGTTCCGGTAAGGGTTCGCCGGAGTGGTGGGTGGCCAACATCAAGCCGGGTCGGGTGCTCTTCGAGATGAGCTTCCCGAACGAGGCTGTGGCCCGCGAGGCGCTGCGTCGCGCGATCCACAAGCTCCCGATGAAGTGCCGCATCGTTACGCGTGAGGGTGGTGAGTTCTGA
- the rpmC gene encoding 50S ribosomal protein L29 codes for MAAGTTASELRELTEEELVLRLREAKEELFNLRFQMATGQLDNNRRLRTVRHEIARIYTVMRERELGLSVSPDAVSTGEGAA; via the coding sequence ATGGCAGCGGGTACCACCGCTTCCGAGCTGCGTGAGCTCACCGAGGAAGAGCTCGTGCTGCGCCTGAGGGAGGCGAAGGAGGAGCTGTTCAACCTCCGCTTCCAGATGGCCACCGGGCAGCTCGACAACAACCGCCGCCTGCGCACGGTCCGGCACGAGATCGCCCGGATCTACACCGTGATGCGGGAACGGGAGCTGGGCCTGTCGGTCTCTCCCGACGCGGTTTCCACTGGTGAGGGTGCGGCATGA
- the rpsQ gene encoding 30S ribosomal protein S17: MSENNEVTTEVRNDRKVREGYVVSDKMDKTIVVAVEDRKKHRRYSKVMRSTTKVKAHDEQNTAGVGDRVLLMETRPLSATKRWRLVEVLEKAK; this comes from the coding sequence ATGAGCGAGAACAACGAAGTGACTACCGAGGTTCGCAACGACCGCAAGGTCCGCGAGGGCTACGTCGTGTCCGACAAGATGGACAAGACGATCGTGGTGGCGGTCGAGGACCGCAAGAAGCACCGCCGGTACTCGAAGGTCATGCGCTCCACCACCAAGGTGAAGGCGCACGACGAGCAGAACACCGCCGGCGTCGGCGACCGCGTCCTGCTGATGGAGACGCGGCCGTTGTCGGCCACCAAGCGCTGGCGCCTCGTCGAGGTCCTCGAGAAGGCCAAGTAG
- the rplN gene encoding 50S ribosomal protein L14 — protein MIQQESRLRVADNTGAKEILCIRVLGGSGRRYAGIGDIIVATVKQAIPGAGVKKGDVVKAVIVRTVKEKRRPDGSYIRFDENAAVLIKNDNEPRGTRIFGPVGRELRDKKFMKIISLAPEVL, from the coding sequence GTGATCCAGCAGGAGTCGCGGCTGCGCGTCGCCGACAACACCGGTGCGAAGGAAATCCTCTGCATCCGTGTTCTCGGTGGCTCGGGCCGCCGCTACGCGGGCATCGGGGACATCATCGTCGCGACGGTGAAGCAGGCCATCCCCGGTGCCGGCGTCAAGAAGGGCGACGTCGTCAAGGCGGTCATCGTCCGCACCGTCAAGGAGAAGCGCCGTCCCGACGGCTCTTACATCCGGTTCGACGAGAACGCCGCGGTGCTCATCAAGAACGACAACGAGCCGCGGGGCACCCGCATCTTCGGCCCGGTCGGTCGTGAGCTGCGCGACAAGAAGTTCATGAAGATCATCTCGTTGGCGCCGGAGGTGCTCTGA
- the rplX gene encoding 50S ribosomal protein L24, translated as MKVKKGDTVVVIAGKDKGARGKVIQAYPAENRVLVEGVNRMKKHTRITQTERGAQSGGIVTQEAPIHVSNVMVVDSDGKPTRVGYRTNDEGKRVRISRRNGKDI; from the coding sequence ATGAAGGTGAAGAAGGGCGACACCGTCGTGGTTATCGCCGGCAAGGACAAGGGTGCTCGCGGCAAGGTCATCCAGGCCTACCCCGCTGAGAACCGCGTCCTGGTCGAGGGCGTCAACCGCATGAAGAAGCACACCCGGATCACGCAGACCGAGCGCGGCGCGCAGTCGGGCGGCATCGTGACCCAGGAGGCCCCCATCCACGTGTCCAACGTGATGGTGGTCGACTCGGACGGCAAGCCGACCCGTGTGGGCTACCGGACGAACGACGAGGGCAAGCGGGTCCGCATTTCCCGTCGTAACGGGAAGGACATCTGA
- the rplE gene encoding 50S ribosomal protein L5, whose protein sequence is MTTVEKTMPRLKTRYREEIVASLREQFEYANVMQIPGVVKVVVNMGVGDAARDGKLIEGAVKDLSIITGQRPEVRRARKSIAQFKLREGMPIGARVTLRGDRMWEFLDRLLTIALPRIRDFRGLSGKQFDGNGNYTFGLNEQSMFHEIDPDAIDRPRGMDITVVTTATNDEEGRALLKLLGFPFKEN, encoded by the coding sequence ATGACCACCGTTGAGAAGACCATGCCGCGGCTGAAGACCCGCTACCGCGAGGAGATCGTCGCCTCGCTGCGCGAGCAGTTCGAGTACGCCAACGTCATGCAGATCCCGGGCGTGGTGAAGGTCGTCGTCAACATGGGTGTCGGCGACGCCGCCCGCGACGGCAAGCTGATCGAGGGTGCCGTCAAGGACCTCTCGATCATCACCGGTCAGCGTCCCGAGGTCCGCCGGGCCCGCAAGTCCATCGCGCAGTTCAAGCTGCGCGAGGGCATGCCGATCGGCGCGCGCGTCACGCTGCGCGGCGACCGGATGTGGGAGTTCCTGGACCGCCTGCTGACGATCGCGCTGCCGCGCATCCGCGACTTCCGCGGTCTGTCGGGCAAGCAGTTCGACGGCAACGGCAACTACACGTTCGGCCTCAACGAGCAGTCGATGTTCCACGAGATCGACCCGGACGCCATCGACCGTCCCCGCGGTATGGACATCACCGTGGTCACGACCGCGACCAACGACGAAGAGGGCCGGGCGCTGCTGAAGCTCCTGGGCTTCCCGTTCAAGGAGAACTGA
- a CDS encoding type Z 30S ribosomal protein S14, with translation MAKKALINKAAAKPKFKVRAYTRCQRCGRPHSVFRKFGLCRICLREMAHRGELPGVNKSSW, from the coding sequence ATGGCCAAGAAGGCGCTGATCAACAAGGCCGCGGCCAAGCCGAAGTTCAAGGTGCGGGCTTACACCCGCTGCCAGCGTTGCGGTCGCCCGCACTCGGTGTTCCGCAAGTTCGGCCTGTGCCGGATCTGCCTCCGCGAGATGGCGCACCGGGGCGAGCTGCCCGGTGTGAACAAGTCCAGCTGGTAA